The following coding sequences are from one Paenarthrobacter ureafaciens window:
- the mscL gene encoding large conductance mechanosensitive channel protein MscL has translation MFKGFKDFILRGNVIELAIAVVIGSAFTALVGAFTNNIINPVIAAAGGVNADGLGFRIWPDNEATFVNLGAVLTALVTFLITAAVVYFIFVAPMNKINSMVKDRLSTEEPEEEPLPADTALLAEIRDLLKETNGRGNRDLDNDPIR, from the coding sequence ATGTTTAAGGGTTTCAAGGACTTCATTCTCCGCGGCAACGTGATCGAGCTGGCGATCGCCGTCGTCATTGGCAGCGCCTTCACCGCACTGGTGGGCGCGTTCACCAACAACATCATCAACCCGGTGATCGCAGCGGCCGGCGGCGTCAACGCCGATGGCCTGGGCTTCCGGATTTGGCCTGACAACGAGGCCACCTTCGTGAACCTGGGGGCCGTCCTGACCGCTCTGGTGACGTTCCTGATCACCGCTGCCGTGGTCTATTTCATCTTTGTGGCGCCCATGAACAAGATCAACTCCATGGTCAAGGACCGCCTGTCCACCGAGGAGCCCGAGGAAGAGCCGCTGCCTGCCGACACTGCCCTGCTGGCCGAGATCCGCGACCTGCTCAAGGAAACAAACGGCCGCGGGAACCGCGACCTGGACAACGACCCCATCCGCTAA
- a CDS encoding MFS transporter has protein sequence MSTENAQLATQDTDQKPGKDGVQRRTNVRWKLFILLLVLVAVNYIDRGSISVALPIIQKEFNLAPELVGLLLSAFFWTYALMQIPVGWLIDRFGPRKVVTASCVGWGAATAASGLAGGFLSMFIARLGIGVTEAGVMPAGGKLNAIWMHRKERGRGATILDAGAPLGAGLGGILITWLIASTGSWRMSFIIAGGATVLMGLAVWWYIRDNPRQHKGVNDAEASYIEESHAEEDAEAAREGAQGKRALLPYLKFRSFWAMCFGWLGFNGVFYGLLTWGPLYLAQAKGFDLKTIGWSTFVIFGAGFVGEILGGAIADKWRASGASANKVMRTLLGISSLVVVGGLVGVTIVPDPITAVVLLSAVLFFLRWVGLFWSIPSILGGRTNAGVLGGAMNFSGNIAGFVTPIVVGLIVGATGSYTWALLYFVGSAVVMGISVLALDYNKRLPV, from the coding sequence GTGTCTACCGAAAACGCCCAACTGGCAACCCAGGACACCGACCAAAAGCCCGGCAAGGACGGCGTGCAGCGACGCACGAACGTCCGCTGGAAGCTCTTTATCCTCTTGTTGGTCCTGGTTGCGGTCAATTACATCGACCGTGGTTCCATCTCCGTAGCCCTCCCCATCATCCAAAAAGAATTCAACCTCGCCCCTGAACTCGTGGGCCTGCTGCTATCGGCGTTCTTCTGGACGTACGCCCTTATGCAAATCCCCGTGGGCTGGCTGATTGACAGGTTCGGCCCCCGCAAAGTTGTCACCGCATCGTGCGTCGGCTGGGGTGCTGCCACGGCCGCATCCGGCCTTGCCGGCGGATTCCTCAGCATGTTCATCGCCCGTTTGGGCATCGGCGTCACCGAGGCCGGCGTCATGCCGGCCGGCGGCAAGCTCAATGCCATCTGGATGCACAGGAAGGAACGTGGCCGCGGCGCCACCATCCTCGACGCCGGAGCTCCCCTGGGTGCCGGTCTGGGCGGCATCCTCATCACCTGGCTGATCGCCTCCACCGGCAGCTGGCGGATGTCCTTCATCATCGCCGGCGGAGCCACCGTCCTCATGGGCCTGGCCGTCTGGTGGTACATCCGTGACAACCCCCGCCAGCACAAGGGCGTGAACGATGCCGAAGCCAGCTACATCGAAGAATCCCACGCCGAGGAAGACGCCGAGGCCGCCCGTGAAGGGGCACAGGGCAAGCGCGCCCTCCTGCCTTACCTGAAGTTCCGCTCCTTCTGGGCCATGTGCTTCGGCTGGCTCGGCTTCAACGGAGTGTTCTACGGCCTGCTGACGTGGGGTCCGCTGTACCTGGCACAGGCAAAGGGCTTTGACCTGAAGACCATCGGCTGGTCCACGTTCGTGATCTTCGGCGCGGGCTTCGTCGGCGAGATCCTCGGCGGCGCCATTGCGGACAAGTGGCGGGCCTCCGGCGCTTCGGCCAACAAAGTCATGCGCACCCTGCTGGGTATCTCCAGCCTCGTCGTAGTCGGCGGCCTGGTTGGCGTGACGATCGTCCCGGACCCGATCACCGCCGTCGTCCTCCTCTCCGCAGTCCTGTTCTTCCTCCGCTGGGTGGGCCTCTTCTGGTCCATCCCGTCCATCCTTGGCGGCCGTACCAATGCCGGCGTGCTGGGTGGAGCGATGAACTTCAGCGGCAACATTGCCGGGTTCGTCACCCCGATTGTGGTAGGCCTGATTGTCGGGGCCACCGGCTCCTACACCTGGGCACTGCTGTACTTTGTTGGATCCGCTGTGGTCATGGGCATCTCCGTCCTGGCCCTCGATTACAACAAGCGGCTCCCGGTCTGA
- a CDS encoding GntR family transcriptional regulator, with amino-acid sequence MLTAEDTNNTDRPLRESVRDTLRSRIFEGHYAPGTRLVERDLAAEFNVSRLPIREALRMLRQEGLIRDRAGRGSEVSGLSAKDVEDLFDVRQSLEVLACRLAAKRATAEDLRQLEGLLDQAEKFLAKGSILEAHRANSEFHDAITRIANNDFLRSALEPLQGRMHWLFRHVSDLPELIREHRELYAAIASGDPDRAAHQSASHVSKYRDQFPEETGAGVPEPRKLRKKP; translated from the coding sequence ATGCTGACCGCAGAAGACACGAACAACACGGACCGCCCCCTCCGGGAATCCGTGCGTGACACGCTCCGTTCCAGGATTTTCGAAGGGCATTATGCGCCCGGTACCCGGCTGGTGGAGCGGGACCTTGCTGCCGAATTCAACGTTTCCCGGCTCCCCATCCGCGAGGCGCTCCGGATGCTCCGTCAAGAAGGCCTGATCCGCGACCGTGCAGGGCGCGGCAGCGAGGTCAGCGGACTCAGCGCGAAGGACGTGGAAGACCTCTTCGACGTCCGGCAATCCCTCGAAGTCCTCGCCTGCCGACTGGCTGCCAAGCGCGCCACCGCAGAAGACCTCCGTCAGCTCGAAGGCCTGCTCGACCAAGCCGAAAAGTTCCTCGCGAAAGGCTCCATCCTGGAAGCCCACCGCGCCAACAGCGAATTCCACGATGCCATCACCCGCATCGCCAACAACGACTTTCTCCGCTCCGCGCTGGAACCCCTCCAAGGCCGCATGCACTGGCTGTTCCGTCACGTCAGCGACCTGCCCGAACTCATCCGCGAGCACCGCGAACTCTACGCAGCCATCGCCAGCGGCGACCCTGACCGCGCGGCCCACCAGTCGGCGTCGCACGTCAGCAAGTACCGCGACCAGTTCCCGGAGGAAACCGGCGCGGGCGTGCCCGAACCCAGAAAACTACGGAAGAAGCCATGA
- a CDS encoding aspartate/glutamate racemase family protein: MKLLVINPNISDDVTALIEAEALRSASEGTELVVRTAGHGVEYIETRFESLIAAGAVAELIAEYTHDDGSPASDASSGSAIDGVVVAAFGDPGMPALKELVDIPVIGITEAALCAAALQGQRFSIIAISDRIQAWYRDCVERFGFGGRLASIRSINQSLNSIGSVQADFKETLLALSRQAVAEDGADVVILAGAPLAGLARDLEGQIPVPVVDGISAGIRMAEAVVSLKSGTHRGGSFAAPPVKARRGLSPNLDAAMTAAQAAHLSATS; the protein is encoded by the coding sequence ATGAAACTCCTGGTCATCAACCCCAACATCAGCGACGACGTCACGGCGCTCATTGAGGCAGAAGCCCTGCGTTCAGCCAGCGAGGGCACCGAGCTGGTGGTCCGGACCGCCGGGCACGGCGTCGAGTACATCGAGACGCGCTTTGAATCCCTGATTGCCGCCGGCGCGGTCGCAGAGCTGATTGCCGAATACACGCACGACGACGGCAGTCCAGCTTCGGACGCAAGCTCAGGTTCCGCCATTGACGGCGTCGTCGTGGCCGCCTTTGGCGATCCCGGCATGCCGGCCCTGAAGGAACTGGTGGACATCCCCGTCATCGGGATCACGGAAGCGGCCCTGTGCGCCGCGGCCCTGCAAGGCCAGCGCTTCTCCATCATCGCTATCTCCGACCGCATCCAGGCCTGGTACCGCGATTGCGTGGAACGCTTCGGTTTCGGCGGCCGCCTCGCGTCCATCCGTTCCATCAACCAATCCCTCAATTCCATCGGTTCGGTCCAGGCAGACTTCAAAGAAACCCTGCTGGCACTAAGCCGGCAGGCCGTCGCTGAGGACGGAGCCGACGTCGTGATCCTCGCCGGCGCCCCGCTTGCCGGGCTGGCCCGCGACCTGGAAGGCCAAATCCCCGTCCCGGTGGTAGACGGCATCTCGGCAGGCATCCGCATGGCCGAGGCCGTGGTCTCCCTCAAGTCCGGCACCCACCGGGGTGGCTCCTTCGCGGCCCCGCCGGTCAAAGCGCGCCGCGGCCTCTCCCCTAACCTCGACGCCGCCATGACCGCCGCGCAAGCAGCGCACCTCTCGGCCACGTCCTAA
- a CDS encoding amidohydrolase family protein — MSQLPDLVIANGTVVNSFGRQSAHVIVDGGKVTALLDATEPVPAAARTVDAAGMLVIPGGVDGHCHVAQVTGRFRTLDDYATTSTAALWGGTTTIIDFGIPRDAQETPLEAVLNKKRLAQESRCDVALHGSVIAWDETVPWQLEQLAAEGVRSVKMYTTNRGTTMADNDTILKIMREMVRLDGLTYIHAEHDAIIADCTEQHASDGLIGIEHLHRTRPELAEEVSVKETLAMAEYTGAPVYFVHQSTPGAVDLVTAARERGQEAYSETCPHYVTLDESVYGSTFPEWYACCPPMRNAETVAALKERLASGAIHTVSSDHSCYDLSQKRERTDDIRFMPHGLPGVETRMPVAFTALVTESGGSVEDFVEVFSAGPARINALPGKGAIVEGFDADLVIFDPAAQRTVDGGALHMGTDFSPFEGKTLNGWPAVVVSAGRVVLDTAGFHDPGAAGRFIARNGFTEHRSLSAPVSASA; from the coding sequence ATGTCCCAACTCCCAGACCTCGTGATCGCCAACGGCACGGTGGTGAACAGTTTCGGGCGGCAGTCCGCCCACGTCATCGTCGACGGCGGAAAAGTCACCGCGCTGCTCGACGCCACCGAACCCGTACCCGCAGCGGCCCGCACCGTGGATGCTGCAGGCATGCTGGTGATTCCCGGCGGCGTGGACGGGCACTGCCACGTCGCACAGGTCACCGGCCGCTTCCGGACGCTGGACGACTACGCCACCACCTCCACCGCAGCACTGTGGGGCGGAACCACCACCATCATCGATTTCGGCATCCCCCGCGACGCCCAGGAAACACCACTCGAGGCAGTGCTCAACAAGAAACGCCTCGCCCAGGAGTCCCGCTGCGACGTTGCCCTGCACGGCTCAGTGATCGCCTGGGATGAGACCGTACCGTGGCAGCTCGAACAACTCGCCGCCGAGGGCGTCCGGTCAGTGAAGATGTACACCACCAACCGCGGCACCACCATGGCGGACAACGACACCATCCTGAAGATCATGCGCGAAATGGTGCGCTTGGACGGTCTCACGTACATCCATGCCGAACACGACGCCATCATTGCCGATTGCACCGAGCAGCACGCCTCCGATGGCCTGATCGGAATCGAACACCTGCACCGCACGCGGCCCGAACTCGCCGAGGAAGTCTCCGTCAAGGAAACATTGGCCATGGCCGAGTACACCGGAGCCCCCGTCTACTTCGTCCACCAGTCCACGCCCGGCGCCGTGGACCTGGTGACCGCCGCCCGCGAGCGCGGCCAGGAGGCCTACTCCGAGACGTGCCCGCACTACGTCACCCTGGATGAGAGCGTGTACGGATCCACGTTCCCCGAGTGGTACGCCTGCTGCCCGCCGATGCGCAACGCAGAAACCGTTGCTGCCCTGAAGGAACGCCTCGCCTCCGGCGCCATCCATACCGTCTCCTCGGACCACTCCTGCTACGACCTCTCCCAAAAACGCGAGCGCACGGACGATATCCGCTTCATGCCTCACGGCCTGCCCGGCGTCGAAACCCGGATGCCCGTTGCCTTCACGGCTTTGGTCACCGAGTCAGGCGGCTCCGTGGAGGACTTCGTGGAGGTCTTTTCCGCCGGCCCCGCGCGCATCAACGCGCTCCCTGGAAAAGGCGCCATCGTTGAAGGCTTCGACGCCGACCTCGTGATCTTCGATCCCGCCGCACAGCGAACCGTCGACGGCGGTGCGCTGCACATGGGGACGGACTTCTCGCCTTTCGAGGGGAAGACGCTGAACGGCTGGCCCGCCGTCGTGGTTTCTGCCGGTCGCGTGGTCCTGGACACCGCCGGCTTCCACGATCCCGGAGCCGCGGGCCGCTTCATCGCCCGCAACGGCTTCACCGAACACCGTTCCCTTTCTGCACCTGTTTCCGCTTCCGCCTAG
- a CDS encoding maleate cis-trans isomerase family protein, producing the protein MPSFDRPTRIGMIVPSSNTCLEPQTYRILGDRRDVTIHSTRIPVTRIALDDSSDKQFDSSVMRAAAELLATANVDVIAWNGTSGSWLGSAHDHAMVREITEATGIAATTSTLAYLSAFSEFETERIGLFTPYTPDVNDAVIASYAREGIKTIDHRHLDLSDNESFARVTDDEMLPGSLELAASHPDALVYLCTNLYGANITAEVEARTGVPVLDSVAVTLWHALKLAGAPLLDPKWGKLLAG; encoded by the coding sequence ATGCCTTCATTTGACCGCCCTACCCGCATCGGCATGATCGTGCCGTCCTCCAACACGTGCCTGGAACCCCAGACCTACCGGATCCTCGGCGACCGCCGGGACGTGACCATCCATTCCACCCGAATCCCGGTGACCCGTATTGCGCTGGATGATTCCTCGGACAAGCAGTTCGATTCGTCCGTGATGAGGGCTGCCGCCGAACTGCTGGCCACGGCGAACGTTGATGTCATCGCCTGGAACGGGACGTCGGGATCGTGGCTCGGCTCCGCGCATGACCACGCCATGGTACGGGAGATCACCGAAGCCACCGGCATCGCGGCCACGACCTCGACGCTGGCCTACCTTTCCGCGTTTTCCGAGTTCGAGACCGAGCGGATCGGGCTGTTCACGCCCTACACCCCGGATGTGAATGACGCCGTGATCGCTTCCTACGCCCGCGAGGGGATCAAGACCATCGACCACCGCCATCTGGACCTGAGCGACAACGAGTCGTTCGCACGGGTGACGGACGACGAGATGCTGCCGGGTTCACTGGAGCTCGCAGCATCCCATCCTGATGCGTTGGTGTATCTCTGCACCAACCTGTACGGCGCCAACATCACGGCGGAGGTGGAGGCCCGCACCGGAGTACCCGTTCTCGATTCCGTGGCGGTTACCCTTTGGCACGCCCTGAAGCTGGCGGGGGCGCCGCTATTGGACCCCAAATGGGGGAAGTTGCTGGCGGGCTGA
- a CDS encoding DUF4262 domain-containing protein gives MTCLQSTAVVDRRTRVGGTSCRRFSPGSITTDLTEPPAPIAFISAENVTGLTAVAEVYGKVEALQAIWSDSTGRLPWEPSYRNAADAQPLLGPVPESFT, from the coding sequence ATGACCTGTCTTCAATCAACTGCTGTCGTTGATCGAAGAACACGGGTGGGCGGTACGTCATGTCGGCGCTTCAGCCCGGGAAGCATCACCACCGACCTCACCGAACCGCCAGCTCCCATCGCTTTCATCTCGGCAGAAAACGTCACAGGGCTGACGGCGGTGGCAGAAGTGTACGGCAAAGTAGAGGCTCTACAAGCAATCTGGAGTGACTCCACCGGACGGTTGCCCTGGGAGCCGTCCTACCGCAATGCTGCGGATGCGCAACCTCTGTTGGGTCCAGTCCCCGAGTCCTTCACCTAA
- a CDS encoding DUF6188 family protein: MTDDGPFIRAEAGGIHGRRDEQEITIANDLIQAVLGYQLAKFRLDYGVHLELGNDFEITIETEFTLEAGEIRWTGEPLTTEAGKVLLPLTSTTVSEATIGNDGTLRLALGQATLTVSPHPLYEAWQFRGPRDLLIVCSPGGDYVAYWAPILDP; encoded by the coding sequence ATGACCGACGACGGGCCGTTCATCCGAGCCGAAGCCGGAGGCATCCACGGAAGAAGGGACGAGCAGGAAATCACAATCGCCAATGATCTCATCCAGGCTGTCCTCGGGTACCAACTTGCAAAATTCCGCCTAGACTACGGAGTCCACCTGGAATTAGGAAACGACTTCGAGATCACTATCGAGACGGAATTCACCCTCGAAGCTGGCGAAATACGGTGGACCGGCGAGCCACTGACGACAGAGGCAGGTAAAGTCCTCTTACCTCTGACCTCGACGACGGTATCGGAAGCCACGATCGGCAACGATGGTACGTTACGTCTCGCCCTTGGCCAGGCGACGCTGACGGTTTCGCCGCACCCTCTTTACGAGGCATGGCAATTCAGAGGACCCCGAGACTTACTGATTGTGTGCTCGCCCGGCGGTGACTACGTCGCGTACTGGGCGCCGATCCTTGACCCCTAA
- a CDS encoding SMI1/KNR4 family protein: MSTIDEHLVRLQRPTVQLLNPGADAEEARRRFGAHGLRLGRELAALYGWHNGTNVAPGVVLDDAHLLPGFYLMSIDEAFRTFEKMDELNVSPSWLPILTNGGGDFSFIDCSTEDVQPIFNFRFEQDVHRMQFLSVSDMLGTIAEAYDQEVFFLEERWLETDDEAWWELARSLNPRADYWSH; encoded by the coding sequence ATGAGCACCATTGACGAACACTTGGTGCGGCTTCAGCGCCCGACAGTTCAGCTGCTAAATCCTGGAGCGGACGCTGAAGAGGCTCGTCGCCGTTTCGGGGCACATGGTCTGCGACTCGGCAGGGAGCTCGCTGCACTGTATGGCTGGCATAACGGAACAAACGTTGCTCCAGGCGTTGTCTTGGATGACGCCCATCTCCTTCCGGGCTTCTATCTCATGAGTATCGACGAGGCATTCAGAACTTTCGAGAAGATGGATGAACTCAATGTCAGCCCCTCGTGGCTGCCTATCTTGACTAATGGTGGAGGAGATTTCTCGTTTATTGATTGCTCGACGGAAGATGTCCAGCCCATATTCAACTTCCGTTTCGAACAAGACGTCCATAGAATGCAGTTCCTGTCCGTAAGCGACATGCTTGGAACGATTGCTGAGGCTTATGACCAGGAAGTCTTCTTCCTGGAGGAACGTTGGCTTGAAACGGACGATGAGGCATGGTGGGAGCTTGCGCGATCCCTTAATCCAAGAGCGGATTATTGGAGTCACTAA
- a CDS encoding ribonuclease domain-containing protein codes for MYNHLGQLTKYTQADSNYSSGANTTGSIDVTLTWDATTGRLNKTQATNHLGVNSPDLGTTSYKYDPAGRITSRQQAYTSRPSSPTDNQCYTYDHADRIKAVWTPATTTCGTAPTPVAASVTGLGGPAPYAQTYTYTAAGDRSQVKRFGSNGTLAVTETYAYPTPGTVGPHRVQSVTGSTPTPQTFTWDAAGRMTGRSGQTITYTLDGKIDTTTGTSTVPANPNPNATAGTPPAPTTGAGSTGARYYDAAGNLVGIIDGTGTTITLGSITAHHNAATGAKTATKTYTFSGKVVAQRTATSAGTKVAFIIGDNINTAQTMALPNTTVGTGAVTLVRRTDPLGLARGANSTGTGTAAFTNAAAATSGTGTNAASATGFSAVNGYIAGLDDSISSLTHVGARDMDPVLGVFTAPDPILTTEDQRGFTPYTYAFGMVINTSDPSGLRPSCGCTEETGISYPSSSNTPLLGNAPVSSSPSVPSWLKVTSPAPSSSPGNIDDWAFKTDFGAGYGGPTKSDFRKLGIGTWEGFAIIAGGPLGVLACIPGFGACLTGGLVGTGLQAAGNAADNGGELDEDAQLQAEIGAAASLIPGGGAAKGAARGALKGGSSNSLKAAMEALSPEIRANVDDAISRAATGKVRFPGHDGKPYENRLGQLPEGTYTEWTAAPAGARRGPDRIIIEGSEKNPNAIYYWDHVNAPIQIR; via the coding sequence ATGTACAACCACCTGGGGCAGCTGACCAAATACACCCAAGCCGACAGCAACTACTCCTCCGGAGCCAACACGACCGGCAGCATCGACGTGACCCTCACCTGGGACGCAACAACCGGACGGCTGAACAAAACCCAGGCCACCAACCACCTCGGCGTCAACTCCCCGGACCTAGGCACCACCAGCTACAAATACGACCCGGCCGGGCGGATCACCTCACGCCAACAGGCCTACACCTCACGCCCGTCCTCACCGACCGACAACCAGTGCTACACCTACGACCACGCCGACCGGATCAAAGCCGTCTGGACCCCGGCAACCACAACCTGCGGCACCGCCCCAACCCCCGTGGCCGCAAGCGTGACAGGGCTCGGCGGCCCTGCACCCTACGCCCAGACCTACACCTACACCGCAGCCGGTGACCGGTCCCAGGTCAAACGCTTCGGATCCAACGGCACCCTCGCCGTCACCGAAACCTACGCCTACCCCACACCCGGAACCGTTGGACCCCACCGGGTCCAGTCCGTCACCGGGTCCACCCCCACACCGCAGACCTTCACATGGGACGCGGCAGGGCGGATGACGGGCCGTTCCGGGCAAACCATCACCTACACCCTCGACGGTAAAATCGACACCACCACCGGAACCAGCACTGTCCCGGCCAACCCGAACCCCAATGCCACAGCCGGCACACCCCCAGCACCAACAACCGGTGCCGGGAGCACCGGGGCACGGTACTACGACGCCGCCGGGAATCTCGTCGGGATCATCGACGGAACCGGGACCACCATCACCCTGGGCAGCATCACCGCCCACCACAACGCAGCAACAGGTGCCAAGACAGCGACCAAGACCTACACCTTTTCCGGTAAAGTCGTCGCCCAACGCACCGCCACCAGTGCCGGCACCAAAGTCGCGTTCATCATCGGCGACAACATCAACACCGCCCAAACCATGGCACTGCCCAACACCACCGTCGGAACCGGGGCCGTCACCCTTGTCCGCCGCACCGACCCGCTCGGCCTCGCCCGCGGCGCCAACAGCACCGGAACCGGCACCGCAGCCTTCACCAACGCAGCAGCCGCCACTTCCGGGACAGGAACCAACGCCGCCAGTGCCACAGGGTTCAGCGCCGTCAACGGCTACATCGCCGGACTCGACGACAGCATCAGCTCCCTCACCCACGTCGGAGCCAGGGACATGGACCCCGTCCTCGGCGTATTTACCGCGCCAGACCCCATCCTCACGACAGAAGACCAACGGGGGTTCACCCCGTACACGTATGCCTTCGGCATGGTCATTAACACCTCAGATCCAAGCGGGTTGAGGCCAAGTTGTGGATGCACTGAGGAAACAGGAATCTCCTACCCGTCTTCATCTAATACACCACTACTCGGAAACGCACCTGTCTCCTCCTCACCTTCGGTGCCATCGTGGCTCAAGGTAACCAGCCCGGCTCCCTCGTCTTCTCCGGGAAACATTGACGACTGGGCCTTCAAGACCGACTTTGGTGCTGGATATGGCGGACCGACAAAGTCAGATTTCCGGAAGCTCGGCATAGGAACATGGGAAGGATTCGCGATCATAGCTGGAGGCCCCCTAGGCGTTCTGGCTTGCATACCAGGGTTTGGAGCGTGCCTAACAGGAGGACTTGTCGGCACGGGACTGCAGGCGGCCGGAAACGCGGCCGATAACGGTGGGGAACTCGACGAGGACGCCCAGCTGCAAGCAGAAATCGGGGCCGCAGCTTCGCTCATACCCGGTGGAGGGGCTGCGAAAGGAGCAGCTAGAGGTGCCCTAAAGGGAGGATCCTCCAATTCCCTGAAAGCGGCTATGGAGGCACTTTCCCCTGAAATTCGTGCCAATGTTGATGACGCGATTTCTCGAGCAGCCACCGGAAAAGTCCGCTTTCCTGGTCACGACGGCAAACCTTACGAAAATAGACTGGGCCAGCTGCCCGAAGGGACGTATACAGAATGGACTGCAGCTCCCGCTGGAGCAAGGCGCGGACCGGATCGAATAATCATCGAAGGATCCGAGAAGAACCCCAACGCCATCTATTATTGGGACCATGTGAATGCACCCATTCAGATCAGGTAG
- a CDS encoding barstar family protein, whose product MKIDDISKKYAVHLGVTGSLRDRLKADAHLHGMMVFELDLSGLSDETALCAYLEAKFRYPYRTVGLDAAIDLISDLEWFGNRKGYLVIVRGATETSPIAGDFISMFPNILDRWRTQDVPFVIVVEEKGERLLAALAGANEFMERAGRLPWAQPGIGPVDVVVHP is encoded by the coding sequence ATGAAGATTGATGACATCAGCAAAAAGTATGCCGTTCACCTGGGCGTCACCGGTTCCCTACGCGACCGTCTCAAAGCCGATGCCCATCTACACGGGATGATGGTCTTTGAACTGGATTTGTCGGGGCTCTCTGATGAGACGGCCCTATGTGCCTACCTCGAAGCAAAGTTTAGGTATCCATATAGGACCGTGGGACTCGATGCCGCCATTGACTTAATCTCAGACCTTGAGTGGTTCGGGAACAGGAAGGGTTACTTAGTGATTGTTCGTGGGGCCACCGAAACATCGCCCATCGCTGGCGACTTTATATCCATGTTTCCAAATATCCTTGATCGGTGGCGAACTCAAGACGTCCCCTTCGTCATTGTGGTAGAGGAAAAGGGCGAGCGTCTACTGGCAGCTTTGGCAGGTGCCAATGAGTTTATGGAGAGGGCTGGCCGCCTCCCTTGGGCTCAACCTGGAATTGGTCCCGTTGATGTTGTCGTGCATCCTTGA
- a CDS encoding immunity protein Imm33 domain-containing protein: MWRGEDLGTADDFFVPLYVEHLTTRCSEVVPSLALPAGWRFLLTPGHEDVWFDESLLNVEES; this comes from the coding sequence ATCTGGCGCGGTGAAGACCTAGGAACGGCGGATGACTTCTTCGTTCCGTTGTACGTCGAGCATCTGACGACACGGTGTTCTGAAGTCGTTCCCTCTCTTGCCTTGCCCGCAGGGTGGCGATTCCTCTTGACGCCTGGGCACGAAGATGTCTGGTTTGACGAGTCGTTGTTGAATGTTGAGGAAAGCTGA